ACGAGCTGCAGCTCATAAATAACGGCAAGGTGGACGCGTCGAACAACGAGGTCGATACGCGCACGCAGCTCCTTATAGGCCACCTGCCGCTCTTCCTCCACAAGAACCCTGAAAGGGTCCTGAATATCGGACTGGGCGGCGGTTTTACAGTGGGGGCCATAAAGGCCCACCCGCTCGTAAAACATATCGATGTGGTGGAAATAGACCCCCTGGTGGTAGAGGCGACCGGCACGTATTTCAGGGGCGTCAACAATGACGCCCTGAACGACCCTCGGATAAGCGTACATATCCATGACGGGCGCCATTTCGTAAAGACGACCCCTCATAAATACGACGTCATCGTATCCGAGCCGCCGAACATCTGGGTCTCGGGCGTCTCCATGCTCTTCACCCGGGAATTCTACAAGACGGCCGACGAAAAGCTAAAGAAAGGCGGGCTGCTATTCCAGTGGGCTCCGGGATATGAAATGAGCACCGATGATATGAAGCTCATCATCAAGACCTTAAGGGAGAGGTTCGAATACGTCTCCTACTGGGTGGAGGGGCTCGATGTGGCCATCATCGCCTCACACGAATATCCTGCCGTGGACCCGGCCTACATAGAAAGCCTTCTAGCAGTACCGAGAGTCAAGTACGACGCGGAGAACCTTTTCGCAAGGGCCACCACGGATTTTATCGTATCCTACATCCAGACCCCGGTAGTCCCTTTCGATATGGTCGACTATCATCTGAGGGATTTCAATCTCGTAAATACCGACAACCTGCCCCATCTCGAGTTCAACACCGCTCGGAACATGTTTAATTTCAAGAAGACCCAGAAAGAAAGCCCGTAAAAGCGCGAGGACTCATCAGCGGAACTTAGCGGATGCACGGAACAAAGGCCCTGTGAAATCCGTTATCATACTTGCAGAGCGGGTCGGATAAGGAGCTTTCGTTCATTCCTGGGATCATGCACAACACGGGTATCGGCACGCCGTAGGGCCCGCGGCGCGGCGCTCATCGGATTATAGGGAAAACCCGGTATCCCTGACCCGGCAAGCCAATCAGGAGCGCCACCCCTTTCTTGAGCTTCCGCCTGAAAAGGGAGTCCAGCGCTATCCAGGACAAGATGGGTAACTCATTCCGGAAAAATTCCGTTGGTTACACCCTCGGGGCCATAGTCCTCCACTGGGCGAGCGCGGTCCTCATAGCCGCGGCTTTCGCCATAGGGGCCTACATGGTAACGCTCGCGTTCTCTCCGTCGAAGCTCAAGCTTTTCTCATACCACAAATGGGCCGGGATCACGATATTTCTCCTGGCCGTCATAAGGCTCGGCTGGCGGTCGTTCAACCCGCCGCCGCCCCTTCCGGACGGGATGCCCCATTGGGAGCGGAACGCGGCCAGGGCATCGCACTTGATCCTCTACGCGCTCATGCTCGCGGTCCCGCTCACGGGCTGGCTCATGAGCTCGGCCCACGGTTTCCAGACGGTCTTTCTGGGAATCCTTCCGCTACCAGACCTGGTAACCAGGGACAAGGCCCTTGCGGAATGGCTTGAGCTCGTCCACTTCGTCATGAACAAGGCCCTTCTGGCCGCGGTTGCCGTCCACATAATGGCCGCCCTCAAGCACCACTTCATAGACAGGGACGACGTCCTCCGGCGCATACTCGGGCTCCGCACGCTCGCGGGCGCCCTGCTCCTTATCGCCATGCTGCCGGACATTGCCGCTTCGGTCCCGATAGTCAAGGAAGACAGCCGCATCGATTTTATCTCCAGGCAGATGGGGGTCCCCATAAAGGGGGGCTTCGGCAAATTCGACGCCGATGTGGTTTTTGATCCCGCGGACGCCGCCAAGAGCAAAGCGATGATAACCATATATCTCGACAGCATTGACGCGGGCTCCGATGAGGCCACTGTCGAGATAAAGCGGAAGTCCTGGTTCGATACGGCAAACCACCCCAGGGCCGAGTTCAGATCGACCTCGGTCAAGGAGACCGGGCCGGGCCGATACGTCGTAAGCGGAGTCATGGCCATCAAAGGCCGGGAAAAACAGGTGAGCGCGCCTTTTACGGCCAAGAAGGCCGGAGATTCGTGGGTCTTTGAAGGCAAGTTCATTATAAAGCGCCTCGATTTCGGGATAGGCGAAGGCGCCTGGTCCGACACCGGGACCGTTGCGGATGAGGTCGAGATACTCTTCAGGTTCAGGGCGCCGGCCGGAAAAAAATGATGACCCGGGCAAGGCGGCAAAATAAAACGCGCAATCAACCATCAAAAGGAGGGCTTGACGGGCATGAAAAGACTGATGGCGGCTGTTTCGGTTCTATTCTTCGCGCTCCCCGCTTATGCGGAGGTGGAGAGCTACGTTATCGACCAGCGGCACACTTACCCGAGCTTCGAGGTGAGCCACATGGGGCTTTCGACCCAGCGCGGACGCTTCAATACCACGAGCGGCCGCATAACCCTCGACCGCGCGGCAAGGACGGGGACCGTGGAAATAATGATAGACGCTAAAACGATAAACACCGGCCTCGAGGAGCTGGAGAAGCACTTGAGGAACGAGGACTTCTTCAACGTCGACAAATACCCGACCATAACCTTCAAATCAAGCGCGGTCGAGTTCGAGAATGATGTGCCGAAGAGCATTGCAGGCGAGCTCACGCTACTGGGCGTAACCAGGCCCGTCACCCTCGCCGTATCTTCGTTCAACTGCAGGGTGCACCCGATAAACAAGAAATACGTCTGCGGGGCTGACGCGGCGACCACGATAAAACGCTCGGATTTCGGCATGACCTACGCCATACCTGGGGTGAGCGACGAGGTGAAGCTCCTTTTGCAGGTGGAGGCGTTCAAGGAAGGGCAGTAAACGCAACCTTAGCACAGAGAAAGTCAAAAGGGGCGCTCTCGGAGGGACGCCCTTTTTTATTCTCCTCGCTTCGGCCTCTGGCATACCGGGCAGAAATAGGCAGTCCTTTTCTGTATCGAGAGCGCCTCGATCTCTGCCCCGCACCTCGGACAGCGCGCGCCTTTGTACCTTCTTGGGATTATGAACCCCTTCGGGAACCGGGACGCTTGAGCCTCAAGGCTCACGGCCTTCTGCAGCGATTTTCCAATGGCCCTGAAAAGCCTCTGCGCGTCATCGTCCGTCAGGCTCCCTGCGTCCGCAAGCGGGTGTATGCCCGACTGGAAAAGCGCCTCGTCGGCGTAGACGTTACCGAGACCGGCCAGGACCGACTGGTCCATGAGGGCCTGCTTGATGCCCCGTCTCGTTTTTCTTAGGGCCGCCCTGAAAGGTCCGAATTTAATTGAGAGCGCGTCCGGGCCGAGCTTTTTCCGCTCGATGAACGCGTCAACATCGTCCGTTATCCCGGCCCTGCCGAACATCCTCATATCGAAGAAATAGAGTCGGGAGCCGTCCGCAAAGCCGAAGGCCACCCGCGTGTGCGGAGGCGGCGGCCCGCCCGCGGCCTTGAACTCAAGCCCGCCCGTCATGCCGAAGTGCAGAACGAGCCACGGGCCTTCCGCCGAAGCGAAAAGGTACTTCCCATGCCTCCTTGTGGAGATGAAGAGCCTCCCCATCAGTGCGGCCTGGAATTCTTCCGGGCTTCCATCGAGCACCCTCGGCGTGATTATCCCGACCTCAACCACTCGTTTCCGGAGCGAAGTCTTTTCGAAATAGCGCCTCATGGTTTCCACATCAGGAAGCTCGGGCATGCTAATCCGCCTCAGGCCAGGTATAGAGGCGCATCCCGGTCTTCACCAGTTTCCTGAAAAGGTTAGCAAACCCTGAATCCTGCTCGGAAGCGCTGTTTTTCCCGTCCGTGGGCTTCGGTATCGGCCTGATCGAGGACCCGTCCTCATACCCTGCCTTGTCGGCGCTCCTTATGTCCCTGCAATGGACTGGCGCTTTTCCCGGAGCGCCCGCGCAGTCGCCTGCCGCAAATCCCTCCTTTGCGACGGTACCCGCAGCCATTGCCCTCGTCTCCTTTTTGGATTCTATGACGATTACGTCATCTATCAAAGCGCACCCGGACACCAGGAAAAACAGTACGGGGATAGAGCATGATAGGAGACCCATGTGCCCACTCCGGTCCTGAATAATTTCAATCTTCTCTTTGGGGGAAGCCTTGCCCAGGCAGAAAGGTCGTGCCGGATAAGACAATTCGCTCGGAAACTTATCTAAAGTATAATCCCGGAAAAGGGCGAGTCAAACGAGGAAGCCCTTCGAAGCCCTTTGACCGTATTCCCTCCCGACTTGACACCTCCCGATTTTGGGATACCATCAAATTAAGGCTTCGGCATAAAGAGTTCGGGCATCTTGACAAAGACAGGTTATGGATTACGATTTAATCATAAGCCTGTCTCCCCATGAAACAAGAAAGGGGTAAGGGAAATGCAGCTAAAGCAGATAATGCAGAAGAAGGTCATAACGGCCGGCCCTGACGCGAGCATACGCGAAGTGGCGAAGAAGATGAAGGACTACAGGATAGGCTATCTCCTCCTCACGAACGGAGAGACGATCAAGGGTTGCGTGACCGACCGCGACATAGTCGTATGGCTCGCAGGCGGGAAGGACCCGGACGCGACGAAAATAAATTCAATAATGCGGACGAACGTCATAACCTCGCCTCCGGACACCG
This sequence is a window from Deltaproteobacteria bacterium. Protein-coding genes within it:
- a CDS encoding CBS domain-containing protein; translated protein: MQLKQIMQKKVITAGPDASIREVAKKMKDYRIGYLLLTNGETIKGCVTDRDIVVWLAGGKDPDATKINSIMRTNVITSPPDTDVFDASRLMARKKIRRLPVVEGNKLLGLVSVSDLASVIEEEVDNFFHVEEAYQI
- a CDS encoding DNA-formamidopyrimidine glycosylase: MPELPDVETMRRYFEKTSLRKRVVEVGIITPRVLDGSPEEFQAALMGRLFISTRRHGKYLFASAEGPWLVLHFGMTGGLEFKAAGGPPPPHTRVAFGFADGSRLYFFDMRMFGRAGITDDVDAFIERKKLGPDALSIKFGPFRAALRKTRRGIKQALMDQSVLAGLGNVYADEALFQSGIHPLADAGSLTDDDAQRLFRAIGKSLQKAVSLEAQASRFPKGFIIPRRYKGARCPRCGAEIEALSIQKRTAYFCPVCQRPKRGE
- a CDS encoding cytochrome b/b6 domain-containing protein; translation: MSFRLKRESSAIQDKMGNSFRKNSVGYTLGAIVLHWASAVLIAAAFAIGAYMVTLAFSPSKLKLFSYHKWAGITIFLLAVIRLGWRSFNPPPPLPDGMPHWERNAARASHLILYALMLAVPLTGWLMSSAHGFQTVFLGILPLPDLVTRDKALAEWLELVHFVMNKALLAAVAVHIMAALKHHFIDRDDVLRRILGLRTLAGALLLIAMLPDIAASVPIVKEDSRIDFISRQMGVPIKGGFGKFDADVVFDPADAAKSKAMITIYLDSIDAGSDEATVEIKRKSWFDTANHPRAEFRSTSVKETGPGRYVVSGVMAIKGREKQVSAPFTAKKAGDSWVFEGKFIIKRLDFGIGEGAWSDTGTVADEVEILFRFRAPAGKK
- a CDS encoding YceI family protein; amino-acid sequence: MKRLMAAVSVLFFALPAYAEVESYVIDQRHTYPSFEVSHMGLSTQRGRFNTTSGRITLDRAARTGTVEIMIDAKTINTGLEELEKHLRNEDFFNVDKYPTITFKSSAVEFENDVPKSIAGELTLLGVTRPVTLAVSSFNCRVHPINKKYVCGADAATTIKRSDFGMTYAIPGVSDEVKLLLQVEAFKEGQ